The following proteins are encoded in a genomic region of Euryarchaeota archaeon:
- a CDS encoding DUF4383 domain-containing protein: MENMTKLYAQVTGIVFLLVGIIGFVMPTIVPGFLHVSTTHSIVHVVLGLIGLYVGFMNTETKMMTMYAQVFGVVYVLLAVIGFASPTILESLGVFTAGQPALGGNVVHVLVGVWGLWTGFAAPKTAAA; this comes from the coding sequence ATGGAGAACATGACAAAACTGTACGCGCAGGTGACCGGGATAGTATTCCTACTGGTCGGTATCATCGGATTCGTCATGCCGACGATCGTTCCCGGCTTCCTGCACGTGAGCACAACGCACAGCATCGTCCACGTCGTTCTAGGCCTCATCGGCCTCTACGTGGGCTTCATGAACACTGAGACGAAGATGATGACGATGTACGCGCAGGTCTTCGGGGTCGTCTACGTGCTGCTGGCCGTCATCGGCTTTGCTTCGCCCACGATCCTTGAGAGCCTCGGCGTCTTCACCGCGGGCCAACCCGCCCTCGGCGGAAACGTAGTGCATGTCCTCGTCGGCGTCTGGGGCCTTTGGACGGGCTTTGCCGCGCCAAAGACCGCGGCGGCCTGA
- a CDS encoding cation:proton antiporter: MVSGSDYVIFELFAIFLAAKVLGVLVSRVHVPTIIGEISAGLILGNTFLKDFVFPATSAEVLRLFAELGVIFLIFEVGLETPLSELRKVGRLGTLVALSGVAVPFAAGYALGVYNTLSQVESLFLGAALVATSVGITAAVLGNLGIIGRRESRVIMAAAVIDDVLGLAVLTVVQSVAVGGGASVFSAGLAIMASLGFVLVFALFGERLVNRAIQKAPGWVGKEPSMRMVRGAAIAACLGLSALAATFGLAAIIGAFLAGMAFAGLRESYQLDHAFVSLKEFLAPFFFVFVGAQVQLGAVSGSAFFIASVVVVAIATKLVACYVASMSLGARSALFVGVGMIPRGEVGIIVALIALGIPGVSRDLYSAVVVMSLLTTLVTPFLLTRLARGLPRDESHIAPSF, from the coding sequence GTGGTAAGCGGGAGCGATTATGTCATCTTCGAGCTCTTCGCCATATTCCTCGCCGCGAAGGTGCTTGGTGTCCTGGTCTCCCGCGTCCACGTGCCGACGATAATAGGCGAGATCTCGGCGGGCCTCATCCTCGGGAACACGTTCCTCAAGGACTTCGTGTTCCCGGCGACGTCGGCGGAGGTCCTGCGCCTCTTCGCCGAGTTGGGCGTGATCTTTCTCATCTTCGAGGTCGGACTCGAAACCCCCCTGTCGGAGCTTCGCAAGGTCGGCCGCCTTGGAACGCTCGTGGCGTTGAGCGGCGTCGCCGTCCCTTTCGCGGCCGGCTACGCCCTCGGCGTCTACAACACGCTGTCGCAGGTGGAATCCCTTTTCCTTGGCGCGGCGCTGGTCGCCACGTCGGTGGGAATAACCGCGGCGGTGCTTGGGAACCTTGGGATAATCGGGAGACGCGAGTCCCGGGTGATCATGGCGGCCGCCGTCATCGACGACGTCTTGGGGCTAGCAGTGCTCACGGTGGTGCAATCGGTGGCCGTCGGCGGCGGGGCCTCGGTGTTCTCCGCCGGCCTCGCGATCATGGCCTCGCTTGGCTTCGTCCTCGTGTTCGCGCTTTTCGGCGAGCGCCTCGTGAACCGCGCCATCCAAAAGGCGCCCGGTTGGGTCGGCAAGGAGCCGAGCATGCGCATGGTGCGTGGGGCGGCCATCGCGGCGTGCCTCGGGCTTTCGGCGCTTGCGGCGACTTTCGGCCTTGCAGCCATCATCGGTGCGTTTCTTGCCGGGATGGCCTTCGCGGGCTTACGCGAATCCTACCAGCTCGATCACGCCTTCGTCTCGCTCAAGGAGTTCCTCGCGCCGTTCTTCTTCGTCTTCGTCGGTGCGCAGGTCCAGCTCGGCGCCGTTTCGGGTTCGGCGTTTTTCATCGCTTCGGTCGTGGTCGTGGCGATCGCGACGAAGCTCGTCGCCTGCTACGTCGCCTCGATGTCGCTCGGCGCAAGATCCGCGCTCTTCGTCGGCGTGGGGATGATCCCACGCGGCGAGGTCGGCATCATCGTCGCCCTGATCGCCTTGGGCATCCCCGGTGTCTCTCGGGACCTCTACTCCGCCGTGGTCGTCATGTCGCTTCTCACCACTTTGGTCACACCGTTCCTCCTGACGCGCCTTGCCCGCGGGTTACCAAGGGACGAAAGTCACATCGCGCCATCCTTTTGA
- a CDS encoding TCP-1/cpn60 chaperonin family protein yields MMGSNQPIIILKEGTNREKGKGAQANNIMAARAIADAVRTTLGPRGMDKMLVDSMGDVVITNDGATILKEIDVEHPAAKMLIEISKTQDEECGDGTTTAVVLAGELLKRAEYLVENVHPTLITKGYRLAADKAVEILTKYAIKVDPEDEKELTRVATTSMFSKAAAFDREHLAELSVRAVTAIAEKQNGKWTADNDHIQIVKKHGGAVTDTELIEGIIVDKERVHGGMPTSVKNAKIALLNVALEVKKTEVDAHIEIRDPTKLQAFLDEEERYLRGQVEKVKKSGATVVFCQKGIDDLAQHFLAKEGIYAVRRAKKSDLEKLERATGARIVNKLDDLRADDLGKAALVEERKIADEEMTFVTGCTGAKSVSILIRGGTDHVIDEMERTLHDSLGVVSTTIENGHIVPGGGAPEVETALLLRDYATTVGGREQLAIEAFAEALEIIPRTLAENGGHDAINALVDLRSAHEKGNKYAGFNVFTGKVVDMRKENIVDPLRVKTQAIQSATEVATMILRIDDVIASKKGAGGAGGPPGGPGGMPGGMGGGDFE; encoded by the coding sequence ATGATGGGCTCGAACCAACCGATAATCATCCTGAAGGAAGGCACAAACCGCGAAAAGGGCAAGGGCGCGCAGGCGAACAACATCATGGCCGCGCGAGCGATCGCCGACGCGGTGCGCACCACGCTTGGCCCCAGGGGCATGGACAAGATGCTCGTCGACTCGATGGGCGACGTCGTCATCACCAACGACGGCGCGACCATACTCAAGGAGATCGACGTGGAGCACCCGGCCGCGAAGATGCTCATCGAGATCTCGAAGACCCAGGACGAGGAGTGCGGCGACGGGACCACGACGGCCGTTGTCCTCGCGGGCGAGCTCCTGAAGCGCGCCGAGTACCTCGTCGAGAACGTCCACCCGACGCTCATCACGAAAGGGTACCGGCTGGCAGCCGACAAGGCGGTCGAGATCCTCACCAAGTACGCGATCAAGGTCGACCCCGAGGACGAGAAGGAACTCACGCGCGTAGCGACGACGTCGATGTTCAGCAAGGCGGCCGCGTTCGACCGCGAGCATCTCGCGGAACTCTCGGTACGCGCCGTCACGGCCATCGCCGAGAAGCAGAACGGCAAGTGGACGGCCGACAATGACCACATCCAGATCGTGAAAAAGCACGGTGGCGCGGTCACCGACACCGAACTCATCGAAGGCATCATCGTCGACAAGGAGCGCGTCCACGGCGGGATGCCGACGAGCGTCAAGAACGCGAAGATAGCGTTGCTCAACGTCGCCCTCGAGGTCAAGAAGACCGAGGTCGACGCGCACATCGAGATCCGCGACCCGACGAAGCTCCAGGCCTTCCTCGACGAGGAGGAACGGTACCTCCGCGGTCAGGTCGAGAAAGTCAAGAAGAGCGGTGCCACGGTGGTTTTCTGCCAGAAAGGCATCGATGACCTCGCTCAGCACTTCCTCGCAAAGGAAGGCATCTACGCGGTGCGCAGGGCCAAGAAGAGCGACCTCGAGAAGCTCGAACGCGCCACGGGTGCTCGCATCGTGAACAAACTCGACGACCTGCGCGCGGACGACCTCGGGAAGGCCGCCCTAGTCGAGGAACGGAAGATCGCCGACGAGGAGATGACGTTCGTCACCGGCTGCACGGGCGCCAAGAGCGTCAGCATCCTCATCCGCGGCGGCACCGACCACGTCATTGACGAGATGGAGCGCACGCTCCACGACTCGTTGGGCGTCGTATCGACGACCATCGAGAACGGGCACATCGTCCCGGGCGGCGGAGCACCGGAAGTGGAGACGGCTTTGCTTCTACGCGACTACGCGACGACCGTGGGCGGCAGGGAGCAGCTCGCGATCGAAGCGTTCGCCGAAGCGCTCGAGATCATCCCGCGCACCCTCGCGGAGAACGGCGGCCACGATGCGATAAACGCGCTCGTCGACCTTCGCTCAGCGCACGAGAAGGGCAACAAGTACGCCGGGTTCAACGTCTTCACGGGAAAGGTCGTCGACATGAGGAAAGAGAACATCGTCGACCCCCTCAGGGTGAAGACGCAGGCCATCCAGAGCGCAACGGAGGTCGCGACGATGATCCTCCGCATCGACGACGTCATCGCGTCCAAGAAGGGCGCGGGTGGCGCAGGCGGCCCACCGGGCGGCCCAGGCGGGATGCCGGGCGGCATGGGCGGCGGCGACTTCGAGTAG
- a CDS encoding alpha/beta fold hydrolase, which translates to MDRDPLLPALIVVALLAGCVGQDIPIVDKGERVAFVTPDGFGLKGVYHAPPPVGGNSSKTIVLLHPYGTSRADWGNFPATLSEAGFAVLAFDFRGHGESDEKNGTKASFRNFTAEDVAMLPLDVGAAVSFLSVDKHRSFDGFELVGASVGANAAVTYAANDTRIGSIALISPAIDTAVMDLKPPMETYGGALFAAASKGDTNSASAARYAYDHAKSVRDLELLEGSAHGVALFSGSALSERLLAWLAKDKTTVPPE; encoded by the coding sequence GTGGATCGTGACCCCCTTCTCCCTGCGCTCATCGTGGTCGCCCTGCTCGCGGGTTGCGTCGGCCAGGACATCCCCATTGTGGACAAGGGGGAAAGGGTCGCGTTCGTGACCCCGGACGGCTTCGGCCTCAAGGGGGTCTACCACGCGCCTCCGCCCGTTGGCGGGAACTCGTCCAAGACGATCGTGCTCTTGCACCCGTACGGCACGTCGCGCGCGGATTGGGGGAATTTCCCCGCCACGCTTTCCGAGGCGGGGTTTGCCGTGCTCGCGTTCGATTTCCGTGGTCACGGCGAAAGCGATGAGAAGAACGGCACGAAGGCGTCGTTCAGGAACTTCACTGCCGAGGACGTCGCCATGCTCCCGCTCGATGTGGGGGCCGCCGTATCCTTCCTCTCGGTCGACAAGCATAGATCGTTTGACGGGTTCGAACTGGTGGGGGCCTCCGTCGGCGCGAACGCGGCGGTGACCTACGCTGCGAACGACACGAGAATCGGCTCCATCGCGCTCATCTCACCCGCGATCGACACGGCCGTAATGGATCTCAAGCCGCCCATGGAGACGTACGGAGGCGCCTTGTTCGCCGCCGCGTCCAAGGGCGACACAAACAGCGCTTCGGCCGCGCGCTACGCCTACGACCATGCGAAATCGGTGCGGGACCTCGAGCTCCTGGAGGGAAGCGCGCATGGCGTGGCGCTCTTCAGCGGGAGCGCGCTTTCGGAGCGACTCCTCGCGTGGCTGGCAAAGGACAAGACGACCGTTCCGCCCGAGTAG
- a CDS encoding aminotransferase class I/II-fold pyridoxal phosphate-dependent enzyme, which produces MPAEKKRSFDTRAVHGSQRKGHAPLAEAIFPTTTWRLDDAKQGARFAQAIHPQQFYTRWGNPNLQTLEETVASLEGGETALAVGSGMAAISTAVITALDGGKRIAAQRALYSATMEMFTGHLKAANIETTFFLKQYGVETTFFDPTKTGDVDRALTPGTKIVYIETPANPTMEITDIAQVARVAHKAGAIVIADNTFATPYNQRPLEFGVDVVVHSMTKGISGHSDVTGGIIVGKRSFIEKAWLNYKILGQTLGPIDAWLASRGLKTLHLRAERQNRNAARLAELLANHPKVQKTNYPGLKSHPQHALAAKQMTGFGGMLSFEIKGGYEAGKRFAESVEVATLAVSLGGVETLVQHPASMTHGPVSAEDRQRAGINDSLIRVSCGIEATEDLVADFEQALAKA; this is translated from the coding sequence ATGCCGGCTGAGAAAAAACGTTCCTTTGACACTAGGGCCGTCCACGGGTCGCAGCGGAAAGGCCACGCGCCTCTTGCCGAGGCCATTTTCCCGACCACCACGTGGCGCCTCGACGACGCCAAGCAGGGCGCAAGGTTCGCGCAGGCGATCCACCCGCAGCAATTCTACACGCGATGGGGAAACCCCAACCTCCAAACGCTCGAAGAGACGGTCGCTTCTTTGGAGGGCGGCGAGACGGCGCTTGCGGTCGGTTCGGGGATGGCCGCGATCTCAACGGCCGTGATCACGGCGCTCGACGGCGGAAAACGGATCGCCGCCCAAAGAGCGCTGTACTCGGCCACGATGGAGATGTTCACCGGTCACCTCAAGGCCGCCAATATCGAAACGACCTTTTTCCTCAAGCAATACGGCGTCGAGACGACTTTCTTCGACCCGACGAAAACCGGAGACGTGGATAGGGCATTGACGCCGGGGACGAAGATCGTCTACATCGAGACGCCCGCGAACCCGACGATGGAGATCACGGACATCGCACAGGTAGCCCGGGTGGCCCACAAGGCGGGGGCGATCGTCATCGCCGACAACACGTTCGCCACACCGTACAACCAGCGACCCCTCGAATTCGGGGTCGACGTCGTCGTCCACTCGATGACGAAAGGCATCTCCGGGCACAGCGACGTGACCGGTGGCATCATCGTCGGTAAGCGGTCATTCATCGAGAAGGCCTGGTTGAACTACAAGATCCTTGGACAGACGCTGGGGCCCATCGACGCGTGGCTTGCCAGCCGCGGCCTGAAGACGTTGCACCTCCGGGCTGAACGCCAGAACCGCAACGCCGCCCGGCTCGCCGAACTTCTCGCGAACCACCCGAAGGTCCAGAAAACGAACTACCCGGGCCTCAAATCGCACCCCCAGCACGCGCTTGCGGCAAAACAGATGACGGGGTTCGGTGGCATGCTCTCGTTTGAGATCAAGGGCGGCTACGAGGCGGGAAAGCGCTTCGCCGAATCGGTGGAGGTCGCGACGCTTGCCGTGAGCCTCGGCGGCGTCGAGACATTGGTGCAACACCCGGCGTCGATGACGCACGGGCCCGTCTCGGCCGAGGACCGTCAGCGGGCCGGGATCAACGATTCGCTCATCCGCGTATCGTGCGGGATAGAGGCAACCGAGGATCTTGTGGCGGATTTCGAACAAGCCCTTGCCAAGGCGTGA
- a CDS encoding HIT family protein — MTDACVFCAIIVGQRPGIIVFDDGTHVAIMDKHPITHGHTLVMPKAHARDMFHMAPADVGRLYQVAARVARAVKKATGADGLNVGQNNGASARQIVFHVHVHLIPRRPGDTTHHFPDRLEEPPEETLKVAEAIRKCLKEEAS; from the coding sequence GTGACGGACGCTTGCGTCTTCTGCGCAATAATCGTCGGACAGAGGCCCGGGATCATCGTGTTCGACGACGGGACGCACGTCGCGATAATGGACAAACATCCGATCACGCACGGCCACACGCTTGTCATGCCAAAGGCCCACGCTCGTGACATGTTCCACATGGCCCCCGCGGACGTGGGACGTCTGTACCAGGTCGCCGCGCGGGTCGCCCGGGCCGTCAAGAAAGCAACCGGCGCCGACGGACTCAACGTCGGCCAGAACAACGGCGCCTCGGCCCGCCAGATCGTTTTCCACGTGCACGTCCACTTGATCCCACGCAGGCCCGGAGACACCACACATCATTTCCCGGACCGGCTCGAGGAACCGCCGGAGGAGACCCTGAAAGTCGCCGAAGCCATCAGAAAATGCTTGAAAGAGGAGGCGTCATGA
- a CDS encoding dCTP deaminase: MIFSDLDIKARLKKGDLVVDPLDDPDLQIQPASIDLRLGNEFRVFKTPHIPFIDPGDTTVAKEYTEEMHVKDGDAFIMHPGEFALGTTLERVKIPNDLVARVEGRSSFGRLAIVVHATAGFIDPGFEGKITLELSNLGKVPVALRPRTRVSQIVIHQLLSPAEKPYGAARGSKYQGQMGPEASRIGQDRPVKM; encoded by the coding sequence ATGATCTTCAGCGACCTGGACATCAAGGCACGGCTCAAGAAGGGCGACCTCGTCGTCGACCCGCTAGATGACCCCGACCTCCAGATCCAGCCTGCATCCATCGATTTGCGGCTCGGCAACGAGTTCCGCGTCTTCAAGACACCGCACATCCCGTTCATCGACCCAGGCGACACGACGGTCGCGAAGGAGTACACAGAGGAGATGCATGTGAAGGACGGTGACGCGTTCATCATGCACCCCGGCGAGTTCGCGCTTGGGACCACGTTGGAGCGCGTGAAGATCCCGAACGACCTAGTCGCCCGCGTCGAAGGCAGGTCGAGCTTCGGAAGGCTTGCCATCGTCGTCCATGCCACGGCGGGTTTCATAGACCCAGGTTTCGAGGGCAAGATAACGCTCGAACTCTCAAACCTGGGCAAAGTGCCTGTGGCGCTGCGGCCACGGACGCGAGTCTCGCAGATAGTCATCCATCAACTCTTGAGCCCTGCCGAGAAGCCATACGGAGCGGCGCGAGGCAGCAAGTACCAAGGCCAGATGGGGCCGGAAGCGTCAAGGATAGGCCAAGACCGACCCGTTAAGATGTGA
- a CDS encoding PKD domain-containing protein, which translates to MAKSRSNVIGIAVLFMGVAFAGCTSSTPPATNGGVDFGDGTDSGDGSTGNGTGTGGDTGTGNQTGGGTDGGNETGDDGNTTVPRFELTAPTIGVVDATGNTTNSVAVREDVNISATFADANISAHIVNYVWRLGDGNVKNGSNIMHSYLSPGRRVVNLTVEDAFGRNASSEAVIGVRHEETFTGTLTIAYVQGGDAENGRSYRRHSFNVTDGAVVAEIRLSYEPGVTTTENLDLFIFAPNQTDEAVASGAKPAGQPESLTLDSSILLSTGQYAAEVRLVAGAAVDYTLRVTIEYV; encoded by the coding sequence ATGGCAAAAAGCAGATCCAACGTAATCGGAATCGCGGTACTTTTCATGGGTGTGGCGTTTGCGGGCTGCACTTCGTCAACGCCGCCGGCGACGAACGGCGGCGTCGATTTCGGGGACGGGACAGATTCCGGCGACGGCTCCACGGGTAACGGCACGGGCACGGGCGGCGACACCGGCACCGGCAACCAGACCGGCGGAGGGACCGATGGTGGGAACGAGACCGGCGACGACGGCAACACCACCGTTCCCCGCTTCGAACTCACGGCACCGACGATCGGGGTCGTCGATGCCACCGGCAACACCACGAACTCGGTCGCCGTACGGGAAGACGTGAACATCAGCGCGACCTTCGCCGACGCGAACATCTCCGCCCACATCGTCAACTATGTCTGGCGTCTAGGCGATGGGAACGTGAAGAACGGTTCGAACATCATGCATTCGTACCTTTCCCCCGGGCGCCGCGTCGTGAACCTCACGGTGGAGGACGCCTTCGGGAGGAACGCAAGTTCGGAGGCGGTCATCGGCGTTCGCCACGAGGAGACCTTCACGGGCACCCTCACCATCGCTTACGTGCAGGGCGGAGACGCCGAGAACGGGAGGTCGTACCGCCGGCACTCGTTCAACGTCACCGACGGCGCCGTCGTCGCCGAGATCAGGCTTTCCTACGAGCCCGGCGTGACCACGACGGAGAACCTCGACCTGTTCATCTTCGCCCCGAACCAGACGGATGAGGCGGTGGCGAGCGGAGCGAAGCCGGCGGGCCAGCCGGAATCCCTGACGCTCGACTCGTCGATCCTACTTTCCACCGGCCAATATGCGGCGGAGGTGCGCCTCGTCGCCGGCGCGGCGGTCGATTACACGTTGCGCGTAACCATCGAATACGTCTAA
- a CDS encoding carboxypeptidase regulatory-like domain-containing protein yields the protein MVAARPSIALVATGLVVLAFSGCVSPPSDPGAEKRIATAETTVELGGVEGIVVDPSYSPLVGATVTIRELETATQALEDGSFAFSKVTPGTYAFVAVYEGYASSVKTLSVSGAKIEKLEFMLDPLGTTAPFIDKMEFAGFQECAASWGYKVSTPGGEVPNPPIRGVSACSVGNIVSQDILEQGNVTNDHFMDRFFIGKDVKSIVVELVWDQSGVTGRGASVIVEPDLISNDPRTEYGRADGKSPLRVEIDVARMLEVDDNMTKVCAGEYPPDDIIAPEEYCSREGDGNEGRNITMKGGALQWRVFPWWAGSPDEKAGASASIQQRFSVYVSVFYHEPAPSGYSISRR from the coding sequence ATGGTTGCCGCGAGACCCTCCATAGCATTAGTCGCCACGGGACTCGTCGTCCTCGCGTTTTCGGGCTGCGTGAGCCCCCCGTCGGACCCTGGCGCCGAAAAACGGATAGCCACCGCCGAGACGACCGTCGAACTTGGCGGCGTCGAAGGCATCGTGGTCGACCCTTCGTACTCGCCGCTAGTGGGCGCGACCGTCACCATCCGCGAACTTGAGACGGCCACCCAGGCCCTCGAGGACGGGAGCTTCGCTTTCAGCAAGGTGACGCCCGGCACCTACGCGTTTGTCGCCGTCTACGAGGGGTATGCGTCGAGCGTGAAGACTTTGAGCGTCTCCGGCGCGAAGATCGAGAAACTCGAATTCATGCTCGATCCACTCGGGACGACCGCGCCATTCATCGACAAGATGGAGTTCGCCGGGTTCCAGGAGTGCGCCGCCTCTTGGGGCTACAAAGTTTCGACTCCGGGCGGCGAAGTCCCCAATCCGCCAATCCGGGGCGTTTCGGCGTGCTCAGTGGGAAACATCGTGAGCCAGGACATCCTCGAACAGGGAAACGTCACCAACGACCACTTCATGGACCGCTTCTTCATCGGCAAGGACGTGAAGTCGATCGTGGTCGAACTCGTCTGGGACCAGAGCGGTGTTACGGGAAGAGGCGCGAGCGTCATCGTCGAGCCCGACCTCATCTCGAACGATCCCCGCACCGAATATGGGCGCGCCGACGGAAAGAGCCCGCTGCGCGTCGAGATCGACGTGGCCCGGATGCTGGAGGTCGACGATAACATGACTAAGGTCTGCGCCGGCGAATACCCGCCCGACGACATCATCGCCCCGGAGGAGTACTGCTCGCGGGAGGGCGACGGGAACGAGGGCCGCAATATAACGATGAAGGGCGGCGCCCTGCAGTGGCGGGTGTTTCCATGGTGGGCCGGAAGCCCCGATGAAAAGGCGGGCGCCTCGGCCTCGATACAACAAAGGTTTTCCGTATATGTGAGCGTATTCTACCACGAACCGGCCCCGTCCGGCTACTCGATCTCGCGGAGATGA
- a CDS encoding DDE-type integrase/transposase/recombinase: MDARQQRGAAIVAKAADSIHRVHMYEYRIPSAREPGLRYRVKVPGGGGGKRKHWRCTCADFRDTTIPCKHIWAVRILLSVITEEPPIVPEPVEVIAEEPEMSPRIVCKYCQGEDLTKYGRCGRRQAYWCKKCKRKFVQDDGFKRLKGDAKVICLVLDLYFKGVSLRGIADTLEQFFGVKVGHVTVYNWLSRYVRLLNDYAEDLRPKVGTTRWHADEMKVKYAGEWKWLWHVVDRKTRFILVSRISEGRETSDATMVFALAKRQAAGEMPSTIVTDGLPAYLDAAKRVFGTGKKRERRHLREIHITDHARNNNMVERVNNTVRGRQRAARTLQSPGGPLTAGQAVWLNFVRPHQALAGQTPAEAAGLISRSGWKNRWGALMREALRPEKSAPTPAMAEDFGWPAVTRQTRLD; the protein is encoded by the coding sequence GTGGACGCCCGACAACAGCGAGGCGCGGCCATCGTCGCGAAGGCCGCGGACTCGATTCACCGGGTGCACATGTACGAGTACCGGATCCCGAGTGCACGGGAGCCAGGGTTGCGGTACCGGGTCAAGGTTCCAGGTGGTGGCGGCGGGAAGAGAAAGCATTGGCGATGCACTTGCGCGGACTTTCGCGACACGACTATTCCGTGCAAGCACATCTGGGCCGTACGGATCCTTCTTTCCGTAATCACTGAGGAACCACCGATTGTCCCGGAGCCTGTTGAAGTCATCGCCGAAGAACCGGAAATGAGCCCAAGGATCGTATGCAAATATTGCCAGGGGGAAGACTTGACCAAGTACGGCCGATGCGGCCGCCGCCAAGCTTACTGGTGCAAGAAGTGCAAGCGGAAGTTTGTGCAGGACGACGGCTTCAAACGCCTCAAGGGCGATGCAAAGGTGATTTGCCTTGTGCTCGACCTGTACTTCAAAGGCGTAAGCCTCAGAGGAATTGCCGACACTCTTGAGCAGTTTTTCGGCGTTAAGGTCGGGCACGTGACCGTCTACAATTGGCTGTCGCGCTATGTGCGACTCCTCAATGACTACGCGGAGGACCTTCGGCCTAAGGTCGGCACGACCCGATGGCACGCGGACGAGATGAAAGTCAAGTACGCCGGCGAATGGAAATGGCTCTGGCACGTCGTGGATCGAAAAACGCGATTCATCTTGGTAAGCAGGATCTCTGAGGGCCGCGAGACCTCCGACGCCACCATGGTCTTCGCGTTGGCCAAACGGCAAGCGGCTGGCGAAATGCCATCCACGATTGTGACCGACGGATTGCCGGCCTACCTTGACGCGGCCAAGCGCGTCTTCGGCACGGGCAAGAAACGAGAACGTCGGCACCTTCGCGAAATTCACATTACGGACCATGCGCGGAACAACAACATGGTGGAACGCGTCAACAATACGGTGAGAGGGAGGCAGCGCGCGGCCAGAACGCTCCAAAGTCCCGGAGGACCGCTCACCGCCGGTCAAGCCGTGTGGCTGAATTTCGTGAGACCGCATCAGGCGTTGGCCGGCCAAACACCGGCGGAGGCCGCCGGCCTAATCTCCCGAAGCGGCTGGAAGAATCGATGGGGTGCCCTTATGCGAGAGGCCTTGCGGCCAGAAAAGTCGGCTCCGACTCCGGCGATGGCCGAAGACTTTGGGTGGCCAGCGGTCACGCGTCAAACGCGATTGGACTGA
- a CDS encoding response regulator transcription factor, which produces MKVIAGVDDIMFTSKIQIAARASGQEVEFATNRETLLGAASDGGLVLLDLDAPAFDPLNLIPELTARESCRVIAFVSHVEADVARRAREAGAHQVLSRSRFFEALPGILRP; this is translated from the coding sequence ATGAAAGTGATAGCCGGCGTCGACGACATCATGTTCACCTCCAAGATCCAGATCGCGGCCCGCGCCAGCGGACAGGAAGTCGAGTTCGCGACCAACCGGGAGACGCTTCTTGGCGCCGCTTCGGACGGCGGCTTGGTGCTTCTCGACCTCGACGCCCCCGCCTTCGACCCGTTGAACCTCATTCCCGAGTTGACGGCGCGGGAAAGTTGCCGCGTGATAGCGTTCGTCTCCCACGTCGAGGCCGATGTGGCGAGAAGAGCACGGGAGGCGGGAGCGCACCAGGTGCTTTCCCGTTCGAGGTTCTTCGAAGCGCTGCCAGGGATCCTTCGCCCATAG